GGGCTGCATTTGATTGGAGTAGAGTTTTGACTTGATTGACAGGTGGTAGGGTCCATTCAGCTCCTGCTGTGTTAATTAACAGTTTAACGAAAAAATCCTGCCTTAGTATGGCCACCAGCTCATCTCCTCTAGTGCTTGTCAATGAAATTTGATACCAAGCATTATATAGAAACAAATCATTTTCTAATTAGTTCAAATACCTTTTTGTGAGGCTGCTGTTTGAGGATGGGTATCTTCTTCATCGTCGTCGTTCTCCTCGTCAACAATGATGTCATCGCTGATGTCGACACTGTCCAGAGAAGTTGGGTTTGTTATTTCTCCTTTCTCCAACTGAATGAGAAGTTTTGCCACTTTCGTCACTTGAAGCGCTGCAGAAGGTAATCTATAGTAACGTCTGTGTGTGCGAATGTCATGACCCAGAAACTGAGCAACAACGTCAAGCTCATTGTCTGCAAGATTGTAGAGTTGAGTCATTGTGGCTACGTGCTTTCTCAAGGATGTGGACGTAATAAGTTCAGGGTGCTGCAAATCTGCTTGTTGGCAATGAATCTTCAGAGTGTCACTTCCGCGAATGTGTCCATTTCTATCACCATGACCAAAGCAGCTTTGAGAGAAAACAAAGTTGTTTGTTTCAGGAATGCCAGCTTCTTGACGAGATGCAATGAGTGTTTCAAAAGAATCTACCAAATTTGCTGTCAGCAAAATTGGAACGATTGTGCCAGTTTTGCCAATAATCTCCACCCTTTGTAATGATTTACTCAAAGCTTGTTCAAATGAAGGCAAGCTGTGCAGAATGTCATCACTTGTATCAAGCTGACGGTTTTCAAAATCTTGAACTTTCATTTTGGACACTTCTCCAGATCTTCGGCGGTTGAAGAGGATCACTTGACTGAGTAGAGCTTTACAAAGTGAATGTCGAGCTGTTGTTTTGTCCCGAGAAGAAGAAGCGTTTTTCATGTCCTTTTTTGCATCCTCTGCAACCTGTGATAGGTGCGACGAGAGCTTTTGTATATCTTTCGAGAGTGGAAGTCGCTGCACATTGTTCTGATGTCTTCTGTAAAGAGTTCTTGCGGCTGACGACGAAACCCATTCATTCCACCGAACATCGAAGACTTCTATGAAGTGCTTGCACTGCTGTCTCAGTTGCATGTCATTTTGCTCAATGGCCTTTGCTTGCATCAACAAGGTGCATCTTTTCAAAGTGTGGCCAATTTTCTTTGCCGTTGATGGGTTTTTGAAGTCGGACGACTcttttgaaaattcacaaagtaCACGTGTAGCTTGGACAATAGTACTGAACATGTCCGGTTTCAGAAAATCAATCAACTGTCCATTCTGATTGCCACTTTCTTTCCTGAGTGCAAGTACAAGGCGTGCTATTTCTCTCAGTTTATTTCGAATGTAAGCATGTCGATCGGAATCAAACCCATTCTTCCTCGTCTCTCGCAGTGCAAGTTCCCGAATCGTTATATCTGTTTTAACAATCATGCCCACTGGGTCATTTTTCACATGTTCCAATATTTCACGCAGCTTTTCTTCGTCATGGTCCCTGGTGATTTTACTCCCCGGGACAGCAGGAAGAAGAAGTCTTCCAGCAACAACCTTTCCTTTTGAAGACTTGCAACAGGGTTTTACGCACTTATGACGGTACATGTCCTTCGAATTGAAATAACCGTAACACTCTGGACAAGGTACAAAGTCTTTCACTTGCTTTTCTTCTTTGGCACTTTTGCGCTTTACCACAATTTCCCCTTTGCCTTCTTCCCAAACTTTCCGGTTATGCCTATGATCCCCTAAATTTCTCATCTTTGACAAttcttttttcttgtctttccTCGATGCATGAAACAATGGAACAAGAATGGACTCATCTCTGTGAAAACTATTGAAATGTCTTTCCAACTTTGTTGTAGacaaaccacacacaagacaccaatgagatttatcttttttcttcttttttggtcCATCTCCTGAACTTTGATCAACAGTAAAGCCAGTAATTTCAGGCTCTTGCTTGTCAGAGGAAGAATGACATGTGGAAGAAATATCGCAACGTTGCAATGTTGACGGAGCATTTGGATTTTCAAGTGGAACCGATAAGTAAGGAAAAGGGGAGGGTATTGTTTGCTCATTTACAGCAGAACTGTCAGAGTCAGAAACATGGTCCTTTTGAGACTCATCGTTGGGAATCCATGTTGGGTCTGTGTCCGACAAATCGTAGTCCGAACTGGCACTGTCTTTGTCCTGAAACATAAATGAAAGGGGTTTATCACATATGCTACATGCATTTTAGGTAAGAGAGCATGGGTCGTTAGTCAAGTAATTGCTGAATGCCTTTCAATTGGAGTTATTTCTAAGATCGTCTCAAACACAACTGCACCGTTGTCAATCTCACCACGTGCTTCAAATTCTTTCTGTATCATTCCTTATTGAAGTTATTcccatgaacataattaattttCCAAAGTATTCTTATTTCGGTGACAAGATGgtaacttcttctttttctaccTCTGTGTTCCTGAGCTTTTTACTCTCAGGGTCACCTTATGGTGAGTCTTGCATGCCacactgtttttaccccgccactcAAGTGACTCATAAATTATCTTTCTGAAATTTACAGCTGTAattgttttagtttgtttaaCTGTTCAATACATTTATAAGCAAgctgttgttttaaactttgaCTAGTATtttctgcttctctctctctctgattttttCTCCATTGCTCAAGATCGAAAGTCAATGCCCTCATTTGAAATTCGTTTACGTTTGTATACCCCCCAAatgatttttctttgtttttataccCCCAAGCAAGCAATAATAACgtgattttttaatttattacGTGAAATACCCTCAATTGTACGTGATGGGAAACACTGTAAAACAATATGCAATAAGCTTCAATCTTCTTTACAATTCAGCCAAACTATATATATCCTCTGTAGGATTAAGTCTCACTCTGGTAAGTTGCCGTAAAACAGTTCAGGGGACTACCACTATATTGCGGTCCAGTATATTGTGAATTCGGCTATATCGCACCAACATGCTTGTAGCCCACTTGAACACAAGTGTTTTTAAATGCCTTCCACTACAACGCAAATACATATCGCGGTCCAATCTCTTGTACTTCCTTTGCAGATTTATTTTCCGCAACAGAGAATCGAATCGTCCCAGTAGGCTATCAGTGAAAGGCGACAGTTTTCTCGCCTTTGTTAACTCGGTAAGGGTTTTTCGGACATATATGTAAACTGCTGACCTGGATGAGCCTGTCACGTGGGCGAAGGCGTCCATCGGAAAGTGCCGGATCCTGCACCCCGGCCTTCATTTAGCGGCCCCCTGTGGTGCTGGCACACCCAACCACCGTGAAGCCCAGGCCTCCCGCCGAGC
This genomic stretch from Littorina saxatilis isolate snail1 unplaced genomic scaffold, US_GU_Lsax_2.0 scaffold_117, whole genome shotgun sequence harbors:
- the LOC138957394 gene encoding uncharacterized protein isoform X2, encoding MKAGVQDPALSDGRLRPRDRLIQDKDSASSDYDLSDTDPTWIPNDESQKDHVSDSDSSAVNEQTIPSPFPYLSVPLENPNAPSTLQRCDISSTCHSSSDKQEPEITGFTVDQSSGDGPKKKKKDKSHWCLVCGLSTTKLERHFNSFHRDESILVPLFHASRKDKKKELSKMRNLGDHRHNRKVWEEGKGEIVVKRKSAKEEKQVKDFVPCPECYGYFNSKDMYRHKCVKPCCKSSKGKVVAGRLLLPAVPGSKITRDHDEEKLREILEHVKNDPVGMIVKTDITIRELALRETRKNGFDSDRHAYIRNKLREIARLVLALRKESGNQNGQLIDFLKPDMFSTIVQATRVLCEFSKESSDFKNPSTAKKIGHTLKRCTLLMQAKAIEQNDMQLRQQCKHFIEVFDVRWNEWVSSSAARTLYRRHQNNVQRLPLSKDIQKLSSHLSQVAEDAKKDMKNASSSRDKTTARHSLCKALLSQVILFNRRRSGEVSKMKVQDFENRQLDTSDDILHSLPSFEQALSKSLQRVEIIGKTGTIVPILLTANLVDSFETLIASRQEAGIPETNNFVFSQSCFGHGDRNGHIRGSDTLKIHCQQADLQHPELITSTSLRKHVATMTQLYNLADNELDVVAQFLGHDIRTHRRYYRLPSAALQVTKVAKLLIQLEKGEITNPTSLDSVDISDDIIVDEENDDDEEDTHPQTAASQKGQGHHNFTGYPQLCGQTGSSGSLQSSGGTLSSGSLQSSGATRSPGSLQSSGARKAWSDDEVSAVLRHLESYILLGHLPGKEVIVKCLIEDKALKNRTWRNVKDFVRNRIQKNRCKD
- the LOC138957394 gene encoding uncharacterized protein isoform X1, producing MKAGVQDPALSDGRLRPRDRLIQDKDSASSDYDLSDTDPTWIPNDESQKDHVSDSDSSAVNEQTIPSPFPYLSVPLENPNAPSTLQRCDISSTCHSSSDKQEPEITGFTVDQSSGDGPKKKKKDKSHWCLVCGLSTTKLERHFNSFHRDESILVPLFHASRKDKKKELSKMRNLGDHRHNRKVWEEGKGEIVVKRKSAKEEKQVKDFVPCPECYGYFNSKDMYRHKCVKPCCKSSKGKVVAGRLLLPAVPGSKITRDHDEEKLREILEHVKNDPVGMIVKTDITIRELALRETRKNGFDSDRHAYIRNKLREIARLVLALRKESGNQNGQLIDFLKPDMFSTIVQATRVLCEFSKESSDFKNPSTAKKIGHTLKRCTLLMQAKAIEQNDMQLRQQCKHFIEVFDVRWNEWVSSSAARTLYRRHQNNVQRLPLSKDIQKLSSHLSQVAEDAKKDMKNASSSRDKTTARHSLCKALLSQVILFNRRRSGEVSKMKVQDFENRQLDTSDDILHSLPSFEQALSKSLQRVEIIGKTGTIVPILLTANLVDSFETLIASRQEAGIPETNNFVFSQSCFGHGDRNGHIRGSDTLKIHCQQADLQHPELITSTSLRKHVATMTQLYNLADNELDVVAQFLGHDIRTHRRYYRLPSAALQVTKVAKLLIQLEKGEITNPTSLDSVDISDDIIVDEENDDDEEDTHPQTAASQKGQGHHNFTGYPQLCGQTGSSGSLQSSGGTLSSGSLQSSGATRSPGSLQSSGGKLSSGSLQSSGATQSPGSLQSSGARKAWSDDEVSAVLRHLESYILLGHLPGKEVIVKCLIEDKALKNRTWRNVKDFVRNRIQKNRCKD